One stretch of Halobacillus litoralis DNA includes these proteins:
- a CDS encoding helix-hairpin-helix domain-containing protein has translation MTEWADLTSVNLAQRIQDEMVIFVASDQSSSIDSDEVASPTGEKVSINRASASEMEALNGIGPSKAASIIKYREENGPFSSVEDLVNVPGIGDKTLESLKELITVP, from the coding sequence ATGACAGAATGGGCAGATCTCACCAGTGTGAATCTGGCGCAAAGAATACAAGATGAAATGGTTATTTTCGTAGCCTCTGACCAATCATCCTCTATTGACTCAGATGAAGTTGCATCACCGACTGGAGAAAAAGTAAGCATCAATCGTGCTTCAGCAAGTGAGATGGAAGCCTTAAATGGAATTGGACCATCAAAAGCTGCTAGTATTATTAAATATAGAGAAGAGAATGGCCCATTTTCCTCTGTGGAAGATCTTGTGAATGTGCCAGGCATTGGTGATAAGACATTAGAAAGTTTAAAGGAACTGATTACTGTTCCCTAG
- a CDS encoding DNA internalization-related competence protein ComEC/Rec2, with the protein MIFLRGSWHIPVIAFVLGGVLSIQEGFTFYVVGCMFLTLLYSQRQHLLFLLILLLFGIGGYIHLPLDSSPLPPQLLYNESIEGKIVSDLTESDQSISVILKGEGGKVLVRYLKEKGNEPPLPESLKHGAFCRVQGEMEPFEGARNPGQFDYRTYMAGKGIHSQITIEEEAALQCEGESWISHLYDTRRHLKATVKDRVHPSTYVWMEALIFGDTDLIASSTVEWFREFNLSHILAISGLHVGLILGGTYFLLYRTGIATKKQSKLFLLGLLPFYMFISGGAPSVMRAGLMGVLLIFSGSIQKKIPIIDLLSLTCFLLLISSPSYFYHLGFQFSFLVTFSLLLTIPILKQYESKWIQSAIIGLVSQLSLLALQVHYFYEFQPFSLWINMIAVPYFSFFVIPILMIIFLLSFLIPSISFFLSYSFSVVHELVLSIFITQSESLDYPWVIGELPSFYIVLYAVLFVIMMEKWEQEQKVKTFLASIAVVFVFVFYSSLPYFSERGVVTMLDVGQGDSFVIELPHRKGVVMIDAAGPPVFTMNKEKTANEVILPFLKSRGIHRIDALFITHEDSDHSGSVPFILQEMKVDRIYVSPFHTEKYETEVKVEKISAGQSIWLAGNEIHVVHPVSDKNHGDPNDNSLVLDGLFGGERWLFTGDISSAIEEDIVERNSTLQADILKVAHHGSHTSTSDELLIKLNPKIGLISAGVDNRYGHPHEEVMKRLTDHGIVSLQTNQYGAVQYFFSGQSGTFSTFFPYNASRE; encoded by the coding sequence GTGATATTCTTAAGAGGATCTTGGCACATTCCCGTCATAGCCTTTGTGCTTGGCGGGGTGTTATCTATCCAGGAAGGTTTTACGTTTTATGTCGTTGGATGTATGTTTCTTACCTTGTTGTATAGTCAGCGCCAACATCTTCTGTTCCTCTTGATTCTCCTCCTATTCGGGATAGGTGGGTATATCCATCTTCCACTCGATTCCTCTCCTCTTCCTCCTCAACTCCTCTATAATGAATCCATAGAAGGTAAAATCGTATCTGATTTGACAGAAAGTGATCAATCCATTTCCGTCATATTAAAAGGGGAAGGTGGTAAAGTACTCGTTCGCTATTTGAAAGAGAAAGGAAATGAGCCTCCTCTTCCTGAAAGTTTGAAACATGGAGCTTTTTGTAGGGTCCAAGGAGAGATGGAGCCTTTTGAGGGTGCGAGGAATCCAGGACAATTTGATTATCGTACATATATGGCAGGCAAAGGAATTCATTCTCAAATTACTATAGAAGAGGAAGCGGCTCTTCAGTGTGAAGGGGAATCGTGGATCAGCCATTTGTACGACACAAGAAGACATCTGAAAGCGACTGTTAAGGACCGTGTGCACCCAAGCACTTATGTATGGATGGAAGCTCTAATATTTGGGGATACAGATCTTATCGCTTCATCGACGGTGGAATGGTTTAGAGAATTTAATTTATCCCATATTCTTGCTATCTCAGGGTTGCACGTGGGCCTTATACTTGGAGGGACCTATTTCCTTTTATACCGGACAGGTATAGCTACAAAAAAGCAATCCAAGCTCTTCTTACTTGGACTACTGCCTTTTTATATGTTTATTTCAGGTGGTGCTCCATCTGTCATGCGCGCAGGATTAATGGGCGTGCTTCTTATTTTCTCAGGTTCAATCCAGAAGAAGATCCCTATCATTGACCTCTTATCCCTCACCTGTTTTCTCTTATTAATTTCTTCTCCTTCTTATTTTTACCATCTAGGTTTTCAGTTTTCGTTTTTAGTCACCTTCAGTTTGTTGCTTACGATTCCGATTTTGAAACAATATGAAAGTAAATGGATTCAGTCTGCAATTATAGGGTTGGTCAGTCAGCTTTCCCTACTTGCCTTACAGGTCCATTATTTTTATGAATTTCAGCCTTTTTCTTTATGGATCAATATGATTGCTGTTCCATACTTTTCATTCTTCGTCATCCCCATATTGATGATTATTTTCCTCCTTTCCTTTTTAATACCGTCTATAAGCTTCTTTCTTTCCTATTCATTTTCCGTCGTTCATGAACTGGTTTTATCCATCTTTATCACCCAATCGGAATCCCTTGATTACCCCTGGGTGATTGGTGAGCTTCCCTCTTTCTACATCGTTTTGTATGCCGTCCTTTTCGTAATCATGATGGAAAAATGGGAACAGGAGCAGAAGGTGAAAACATTCCTTGCATCTATAGCGGTTGTTTTTGTATTTGTATTTTATAGTTCGCTTCCGTATTTCTCTGAAAGAGGAGTTGTAACCATGTTAGATGTTGGTCAAGGGGATTCGTTTGTTATCGAGCTGCCACATAGGAAGGGCGTCGTTATGATTGATGCCGCAGGGCCGCCGGTTTTTACTATGAATAAAGAAAAGACTGCGAATGAGGTGATTTTACCTTTTTTAAAGTCAAGGGGTATCCATCGTATTGATGCTTTATTCATTACTCACGAAGATTCTGATCACAGTGGAAGTGTTCCTTTCATCCTTCAGGAAATGAAAGTGGATCGAATTTATGTGAGTCCTTTCCATACAGAAAAATACGAAACTGAAGTTAAGGTAGAGAAAATAAGCGCGGGGCAGAGCATTTGGCTTGCTGGAAATGAAATTCACGTCGTACATCCTGTGAGCGATAAAAATCATGGAGACCCAAATGACAATTCGCTTGTATTGGATGGTCTGTTTGGAGGAGAGCGTTGGCTCTTTACTGGAGATATCTCTTCTGCAATTGAAGAGGACATCGTAGAAAGGAATTCGACATTACAGGCAGATATATTAAAAGTGGCTCACCACGGAAGCCATACATCCACCTCAGATGAATTATTGATAAAGCTGAACCCAAAAATCGGCTTAATTTCAGCGGGAGTGGATAATCGTTACGGCCATCCGCATGAAGAGGTGATGAAAAGGTTAACTGACCATGGGATCGTCTCGCTTCAGACGAACCAATATGGTGCTGTCCAATACTTTTTTTCTGGGCAAAGTGGAACGTTTTCAACGTTTTTTCCGTATAATGCGAGCAGAGAATAA
- a CDS encoding SLBB domain-containing protein produces MWIIIVLAVIAFLYLSNPSNEGEVQLTEVEEVTIQDTVKKNASSGSVKVDVKGEVHNPGVYTMTEETRVDDAIKKAGGNDRMGRSHQCESGAKNTR; encoded by the coding sequence GTGTGGATCATTATTGTCCTTGCGGTCATTGCCTTCCTTTATCTTTCCAATCCATCTAATGAAGGAGAGGTCCAGCTGACGGAGGTGGAGGAAGTGACTATTCAGGACACAGTAAAGAAGAATGCTTCTTCAGGGAGTGTGAAGGTTGACGTGAAAGGAGAAGTGCATAACCCAGGTGTTTATACAATGACAGAGGAAACAAGAGTGGATGATGCCATTAAAAAAGCAGGGGGGAATGACAGAATGGGCAGATCTCACCAGTGTGAATCTGGCGCAAAGAATACAAGATGA
- the comER gene encoding late competence protein ComER — MKWGIIGTGNMGSMLISTLIKSGAVPAEKLTIYNRTLEKAVKIQEEFPNLQVAKDLAALQNNSDIIFICVKPHHYKNIIDALEGKWSENQCLVSITSPVAVEQLEKVTPCQVARIVPSITNHAWSGVSLFTFGSKIKNENRELLKQTFQHISTPIEVKEEHIRVASDIVSCGPAFISYLLSQWIEAAGDVAGLPKDKATSLTENMMVGLGELLAQKVMTLEELMEKVTVKGGVTGEGLQALEDHIGPLFQKMFEATQNKHKEDKKHIDL, encoded by the coding sequence ATGAAATGGGGAATCATCGGCACAGGGAATATGGGAAGTATGCTCATCTCAACGCTTATTAAAAGCGGGGCCGTACCTGCTGAGAAGTTGACGATTTACAATCGAACACTAGAAAAAGCGGTAAAAATCCAAGAAGAATTTCCAAACCTACAAGTAGCGAAGGATTTAGCCGCACTACAAAATAACAGCGATATCATTTTCATCTGTGTAAAACCGCATCACTACAAAAACATCATTGATGCACTGGAGGGAAAATGGTCTGAAAACCAATGTCTTGTTTCCATCACGAGCCCTGTCGCTGTCGAGCAGTTAGAAAAAGTAACTCCTTGTCAGGTTGCGAGAATTGTTCCATCTATTACAAATCATGCGTGGTCAGGTGTAAGTTTATTTACCTTTGGATCGAAAATAAAGAACGAAAATCGAGAGTTACTAAAGCAGACTTTCCAGCATATCTCTACTCCCATCGAAGTCAAAGAAGAACACATTCGTGTAGCGTCTGACATCGTCTCTTGCGGGCCTGCTTTCATTAGTTATTTACTCAGCCAATGGATTGAAGCTGCTGGTGATGTTGCTGGTCTTCCCAAAGATAAAGCTACCTCGTTAACGGAAAATATGATGGTTGGACTGGGAGAACTTCTCGCACAAAAAGTTATGACGTTAGAGGAATTGATGGAAAAGGTTACTGTGAAAGGCGGAGTTACAGGTGAGGGATTGCAAGCTTTAGAAGATCACATTGGACCTTTGTTCCAAAAAATGTTTGAGGCTACTCAAAATAAACATAAAGAGGATAAAAAACACATTGATTTATAA
- the holA gene encoding DNA polymerase III subunit delta, translating to MVNVKQSQVYLLYGEESYLIQEHKNKIIEKTLKKEDREFNISQYDLEETPIEDVITDAETFPFLGEGKVVIANHPVFLKAKPDKLPFEHDTDALLEYLQNPAEYTVLILVAPYEKLDERKKAFKQLKKNGEVISCQPVKEWDVDKWIQTLANDLHINVPHEIHELFTQEIGANLMALRKEMEKLALYVGEGGVVTREIAEQLLSHSAEASGLKLVDAVMEKDLGRAIRIYKDLEKLNEEPIALTALLASQFRIISQAKVLKQKGYGQNQMKSYIKAHPYVIKMALKRERAFSQQELNQIMNQLAETDHNLKQGKMEKALAFEMLLYRLINIKQNTPVSP from the coding sequence ATGGTCAATGTAAAACAATCACAAGTGTACTTATTATATGGAGAAGAATCCTATTTAATCCAAGAACATAAAAATAAAATCATTGAAAAGACGTTAAAGAAAGAAGACCGGGAGTTTAACATCTCCCAGTATGACTTAGAGGAGACACCCATTGAGGATGTCATTACAGATGCAGAAACCTTTCCATTTCTTGGTGAAGGGAAAGTTGTCATTGCCAATCATCCCGTCTTTTTAAAGGCTAAACCGGATAAGCTTCCATTCGAACATGACACGGACGCACTACTGGAATATCTTCAAAATCCTGCTGAATACACAGTACTGATTTTAGTTGCTCCTTATGAAAAGCTTGATGAGCGTAAAAAGGCGTTCAAACAATTAAAGAAGAACGGAGAAGTGATCAGTTGCCAACCGGTTAAAGAATGGGACGTTGACAAATGGATTCAAACATTAGCAAACGATTTACATATTAACGTTCCTCATGAAATTCATGAACTGTTTACTCAAGAAATTGGTGCGAATCTCATGGCACTGAGAAAAGAAATGGAAAAATTAGCTTTGTATGTAGGAGAGGGCGGCGTGGTAACGAGAGAAATCGCAGAGCAGCTCCTCTCACACAGTGCTGAAGCTTCAGGTTTAAAACTTGTCGATGCTGTTATGGAAAAAGATTTGGGGAGAGCTATTCGGATTTATAAGGACCTGGAAAAACTGAATGAAGAGCCGATCGCTCTAACTGCTCTTCTGGCTTCTCAATTTAGGATAATTAGTCAAGCGAAGGTACTCAAGCAGAAAGGGTACGGCCAAAACCAAATGAAAAGTTATATAAAGGCCCATCCGTATGTCATTAAAATGGCGCTTAAAAGGGAGCGTGCCTTCTCCCAACAGGAATTGAATCAAATTATGAATCAGCTTGCAGAAACTGATCACAACCTGAAGCAGGGAAAAATGGAGAAAGCATTAGCTTTTGAAATGCTTCTCTATCGCTTAATCAATATCAAACAAAATACTCCAGTCTCTCCATAA
- a CDS encoding YqzM family protein, with translation MNEFKNDIQSKTNDVIDSGLGFVFSFVFFFVIFFIGVLFSFLGQ, from the coding sequence GTGAACGAGTTTAAAAACGATATTCAATCCAAAACTAATGATGTGATCGACTCTGGGTTAGGGTTTGTATTTTCATTTGTTTTCTTCTTCGTCATCTTCTTCATCGGAGTTTTGTTTTCTTTTCTTGGACAGTAA
- a CDS encoding class I SAM-dependent DNA methyltransferase gives MARVYDLLMQDAPYEQWVNFTKQMLQQYHAKGQKILDVGCGTGEITHRLHDEGYQMTGIDLSSDMLTVAQQKNPRAAIEWIQQDMASLEGLSGYDCVISYCDVVNYLTDEQKVQQAFRSIYQTLTQGGVFIFDVHSIDHIRNDLSGATFAEVRDDLSFIWFCDPGELENSLVHDLTFFVESDGKYQRFDEIHQQRGYDHTVLQS, from the coding sequence TCTCCTTATGCAGGATGCACCATATGAACAATGGGTGAATTTTACGAAGCAAATGCTTCAACAATATCATGCCAAAGGTCAAAAAATTCTTGATGTAGGTTGTGGTACAGGGGAGATCACCCATCGTCTCCATGATGAGGGGTACCAAATGACGGGTATCGATTTGTCTTCTGATATGTTGACCGTTGCGCAACAGAAAAACCCTCGAGCTGCAATTGAGTGGATTCAACAGGATATGGCTTCATTAGAAGGATTGTCAGGTTATGATTGTGTCATTAGTTATTGTGATGTCGTCAACTATTTAACCGATGAACAGAAGGTGCAGCAAGCTTTCCGATCTATTTACCAAACCCTTACCCAAGGGGGAGTATTTATATTTGATGTGCACTCTATAGATCATATTCGTAATGATCTCAGTGGTGCAACATTTGCTGAAGTCCGTGATGATCTATCGTTCATCTGGTTTTGTGACCCTGGGGAACTAGAGAATAGCCTTGTACACGATTTGACATTCTTCGTTGAGAGTGATGGAAAATATCAGCGTTTTGATGAAATTCACCAACAGCGAGGGTATGATCATACGGTTTTGCAGTCCTGA
- a CDS encoding ComE operon protein 2, translating into MERITWNQYFMSQSYLLKSRSTCQRLAVGAVIVRDKRMIAGGYNGSVSGGVHCIDEGCYVVDGHCVRTIHAEMNALLQCSKFGVATEGAEIYVTHFPCVHCTKAIIQAGVKAVYYSEDYKNDPYAIELLQQSGVRMQKVPVEKEPLQQEQHLLIRQMLEKLESNDDPESEQLVQEAAQLLRLDNR; encoded by the coding sequence ATGGAGCGGATTACTTGGAATCAATATTTTATGTCTCAAAGCTATTTATTAAAATCACGCAGTACGTGTCAGAGGTTAGCGGTCGGTGCAGTCATTGTAAGAGATAAGCGTATGATTGCCGGAGGGTACAATGGAAGTGTCTCCGGGGGTGTTCATTGTATCGACGAAGGGTGTTATGTGGTGGATGGGCACTGTGTCCGTACCATTCATGCTGAAATGAATGCACTTCTCCAATGTTCAAAATTCGGTGTGGCTACAGAAGGGGCAGAGATCTACGTGACTCATTTTCCTTGTGTGCACTGTACGAAGGCAATTATTCAAGCAGGGGTGAAAGCTGTTTATTACAGCGAAGATTATAAAAATGATCCGTATGCAATTGAATTGTTGCAACAGTCGGGGGTACGTATGCAAAAGGTTCCCGTTGAAAAGGAACCGCTTCAACAGGAACAGCACCTGCTTATACGCCAAATGCTGGAGAAGCTTGAGTCGAATGATGACCCTGAGTCAGAGCAACTCGTACAAGAAGCAGCTCAACTGCTAAGATTGGACAACCGGTGA